Sequence from the Panicum virgatum strain AP13 chromosome 5N, P.virgatum_v5, whole genome shotgun sequence genome:
ATGAACAGGTGGGTGAAATCCAGGAGCACCATGTTGCATGGGGACGTAACCGTTTGAcactggagaaggccagtttgGCTGATTGTTCCAGGCATGTCCATGTCCACGTACAGAATTCATATCATTCCTCTTTTGATGGCCATGGAACCTCCGATCTCCGCTTTGAGGCCTACGGTCATCGTCATGTGAACCCAAGAAGGGGTCATCATTTCTGTGCCTGACAGAGGGTGGCAGAGGATGATTTGGTGAAGTGCCTGAAAAATGACCACCTCTAATTATGGATGAACCAGAAGGTGTTGGCTCTCTGAACGGAACTTTAACTGGTGTTCTATCTTGATGATGTGATCGTTCTTGGGACTGATCACCATCACGATCTCTGTATTTTGTAAGGttgtttctttctcctttagTATCAAGACTACGCCCACCACTAAGGCGACCTGAAAACCTTTGGTCGCCTGAAGATGGAGATTTTTCAGATAACTGTTTTGGTGAACTGTGTTTATCTTTCCTAGGTGTGCGATCATACTGGGATGATGTAGAAATTTCCAATGGTACATCACGAGGTTGGTGATCCTCCTTCTGTTTGAGCCTTTCAGAAGACCAATTTTCTGCATCCCTGTCACGAAGTCTAGAAGCAGGTGTCCTTTCTCTCGCAGAAGACGTTCTCTGACGACTATTTCTCTCATCATGCTGTAATTCTCTCTTTCCATGATCTATTACTTTAGATCCATGCCTGGACATCaatcaattaaccattctagatatTAGAAGAAAGCAAGCATTCAGGAAAATTGCAGATAACTCAAACAACGTCAAAATCTGTTAATTGGTTGCAAGAAATTATAATATTTGGCATCTAAAACTTGTTTACAGTAGATATCATGAAGTTCAAGTTTATAAACACCTTCCTTGGTCCACTAcctctgaaaaaaataaaataaggcAGGTGTATCGGGGTAGGTATGATAAACCTTCATAAGTCAATCCACTGAAACGATATATTCTTTTTCTATATGAGGCCTAGAAACAAAATCAACCTCACAAGGACCGGAACTATTTTAGATGGACAAATACTAAGCCTCCACCTAACCAATTAACAGTCTCTTCCAGACCATACTAACATCACATAAACTTTTTGAGGGCTACAAACAAAACCAACCACAAGGAACCACCAACCAAACTATATGAGCCTagaaacaaaatcaaactcaCAAGGACCAGAACTATTTTAGATGGACAAATATTAATTAAGCCTCGACCTCATAGATGAACCTACCAATTAACTAGTCTATTCCAGACCATACTAACATCATATAAACTTTTTGAGGGCCACAAACAAAACCAACCAAAAGAAGCCACCAACCAAACTATATTTGATAAATAAATTTAACCCTGTACCTCAGAGGAACTTTCCAACCTACAGATCTATTCCAGACCATAATAGATATTGTCTTCACATAATTTCTCACCCAAAATAACTAATTTTAGTCAGCAAACATAACTATAGACACCCATTCATGAAAGCTATTTTCGTGGGACACCCTCAGAAACTTAATTCATTATCCCGCAATGCTAGGAGTTATTCACCTCGAAAATTACCTGTTAATAAAAATAGAATTCACTTGAAACGGTTATAAAAGTTCTATCAGGCTTTCTCTGCACAAAGAGGCGGCTGCTATACATAGAAGCATCACAACAATTTAGCGCACAAACTATGCACCTAAAACATGGGCTTAGTTAGGATGGAACAAATATTCTCATGATTAACATAATAGCACATATAATAAACAGTGTACTGCAAAACTAGGACAAGATACAGCTACAATGCAGCAGCCTTATAGGAGATGAATGCAAAGAGAAAAGTTACCTGCTTTGATCTTTGTCATGATAAGAACTTGGGTTAGGTGAACTTCTTGAATGGATTTTACTTGGACTAGAACTACGATCAGGTCTTGCTCTCTCAATCAGAGAATCCAAGCGCCCACTGCCTGAAGATTTTTCCAAATTGACACGTTGATCACGTGTGCTTGGAGGCTTTAAATCATATTGGTCTTCGTCGTCCTCAGGAGGTCGTTTTTTCCCTCTACTTTCCTTGTACCTATTGCCATAATCCTCATAATGATCACCATCTTGAACTGCATCCTTTCTATAATGGCTCTCTGAGCTTCTGTGCCCATCTTTAGCACTCTTATAATCACTTCTATCACCATCATGACGAGTCACGCGCTCATCAAGAAACTTGTCATCTTGTTGTCTTTTATCCCTTCCAGAATCATCCTTGTACTTTTCCTTATACTTGTCATCATCAAACCTTTGTTCTTTAGAACTCCTAGATTTACCATGTTCATATCTGGACACCTTTCTGTCATCACTGTCTCTATTATCAGCAGGCCACTTATCTGTATCTTCAGAGTCATCTTTCCTTCGGCTATGTTTATCAGGCTGCATCTCAGGATTATTGTACTTCTCTTTTGCTGAAATTTCTGATTCCAAAGAACTAGTTTAGTAAATTTAGTAAACATTACgcagcaaaagaaaaggaaaaaacataCATAAAGGAACTGAAATGAACAGAAGTCAAGCAAAACAAGTAAATAAGCATATACCATTTGGCATCCAATAAATGGTTCTTATACAATCCAGCAACTTCACTGATACACCATACGATTTCAGACAATTGAAAAAAAGTGAGTTCAATCACATCAATTAGCACTACTATCAGTTCTCTCAGATATCAAATGCACAGTTCTCATTAAATAAATCTCCAATTAGAAGGCATGCTATAATTTCTATGATTGATCAACTGCACGCAATCTGTTCAATCTAACAGGAGAGAGGACGGACCAATGTACCAAAGAAAAAATGGACATTACATTGTTCCAGTATAGCAGAAACTGTTTAATCCAAAGGTCACAATCACTTTCTCTAAGGCTAGTAAGATAAACTAGAAATTATTAAAACAATGGTACCAACATGGCAAACCAAGTCTAAATACAATCTGCATAAGAAAAATGTTACACAAGATAGTATATCCCTATGACCCAAACAGTAGTAGCAAGAACATGGCATATGATTGCACATATAGCACAAATGCTATCAGCATTGCAGAACATACAGAAAAAGGGTTAATTACCATTGACCTCGGCGTCTCTCCTATATGAGTAGGCCTCCTCTTCTGCCCTACTTGTCTTTGAGCCACTCTTCCTGCTACCCCCATCCTCATACCTCTCATGTTTGGAATCATAGTCTTTCctgtcccgctcccgctcctttTGCCTCTCCCGCTCCCACTCTCTCTCCCGTTCCCTGTCCCGTTCACGATCTCTATCTTTCTCCCGCTCccgttctctctccctctccttctccctctctctttccttCTCGCGCTCTCTGTCTCTACTCCGTTCCCTGTCCCGCTCCTTCTGTCGCTCCCATTCTTtgtccctctccctttccctatCCCTCTCCCTATCCCTGTCATCCTTATAATGCCCAGtactctccctcctccccaaaTCCTTCTCCTTCTCTGACCGCCTCTTCCCGGAGTCGCTCTTCGACGCAACCTCCTCCGCTCTATCATCTACAACCACTGCCCGTCTGCTTGACCTCTTGGACTCATCCCCTGATCCCCTGGACTTGTCAGGCAGTTTCTCCGCATCAGCATGCCCAAAAGTCTCGCTCTTAGACCTCTTGTCCACCAGGTGATCGTCGCAAACGCCGCTGTTCCACCTGTCGCTGACCACATCCACCACGGCCTCCTCaaccctctccttcctcttcttcccgtGCTCCACGTACCCGTTCCCCGATCtcacggcctccttccccgaGGACGAGCGGCGCCTCTCGGGCTCGGGATCTCGggaaaccctagccaccgccgcggcctcctcccgcgcgccggAGGCTGAAGCCGATTCCTCGCCCTCGGACTCCGACCGGTCCGCGGAGCCTCCCCTCCTGTGGGACCGGTGCGACCTGTGGCGCGTGCTACGAGGCATGGCGCCTGTGCGAACACCACCACCGAGTCAGATGCgggcgcgggcgacgcggggCCCTGAAGCCCTAGGGCGCGCCCGGGATCCGGGGGGATCTAGGCGGCCGTGACGGTGGGGGGAGAGGGAGCGGGCGGGCGCTGGGgtacggcggctagggttttggtGGAGTGGGAGaacggaggggggggggggggtggaggcggcggcgggggatggGAGACGACGAGTTCGTGGGTGGAGAAAATGGGGAAGAGAAAAGGTTGGTTGTTTTTTCCGGCTTtggatttgggggggggggggggggggggggggggggacggggtTTGTTTGAGATTTGGCCCGGCTAGTGG
This genomic interval carries:
- the LOC120676714 gene encoding stress response protein nst1-like isoform X2 is translated as MPRSTRHRSHRSHRRGGSADRSESEGEESASASGAREEAAAVARVSRDPEPERRRSSSGKEAVRSGNGYVEHGKKRKERVEEAVVDVVSDRWNSGVCDDHLVDKRSKSETFGHADAEKLPDKSRGSGDESKRSSRRAVVVDDRAEEVASKSDSGKRRSEKEKDLGRRESTGHYKDDRDRERDRERERDKEWERQKERDRERSRDREREKEREREKEREREREREKDRDRERDREREREWERERQKERERDRKDYDSKHERYEDGGSRKSGSKTSRAEEEAYSYRRDAEVNEISAKEKYNNPEMQPDKHSRRKDDSEDTDKWPADNRDSDDRKVSRYEHGKSRSSKEQRFDDDKYKEKYKDDSGRDKRQQDDKFLDERVTRHDGDRSDYKSAKDGHRSSESHYRKDAVQDGDHYEDYGNRYKESRGKKRPPEDDEDQYDLKPPSTRDQRVNLEKSSGSGRLDSLIERARPDRSSSPSKIHSRSSPNPSSYHDKDQSRHGSKVIDHGKRELQHDERNSRQRTSSARERTPASRLRDRDAENWSSERLKQKEDHQPRDVPLEISTSSQYDRTPRKDKHSSPKQLSEKSPSSGDQRFSGRLSGGRSLDTKGERNNLTKYRDRDGDQSQERSHHQDRTPVKVPFREPTPSGSSIIRGGHFSGTSPNHPLPPSVRHRNDDPFLGSHDDDRRPQSGDRRFHGHQKRNDMNSVRGHGHAWNNQPNWPSPVSNGYVPMQHGAPGFHPPVHQFPGPPMFNLRPQMKLNQPGVSYPMHDAVDRFSTHMRPFGWPNPLDESCPPHMQVWSGGSGVFPGEPYLYGRQEWDQNRPHAGSRGWELTGDVSKGLNEVPDAELPVARKEPDSAATAISESSSGYNLQPQVEQKEIEHMGSENFEAKGDSRSASKSLEAPQGAQLLTSMLSKNGAVFCKSYLSRISVSHDLVESELYKRCISLLGDLGIAKAPVRNELAQDGGNAGKITKKYGSTNSFSSLYLKSNSTIFQRALALHKNQTGKGLIPTFASVKMEEKMDIREDGHDMEMLDCNPKESAVSNPALQHHTDAMEKGSPSKQEPGNTVGVATAAATESFGVEASPAITPPDEEVELVVAPPATTVSDKEMTDVVPSANEVPADGLEDGEPQTNLEHVADLPKDSAADGLEDVAPSSDNVEVIPLAMTEPGDNVEVIPPAMTEPSLSKVVAPAVASPPDGQERPSMHTDAEAVIEDEIDKVIDDNPGDGEVSSILATKLDVAASDHQDSGDLLVESRVNLTRIPNSPESTH
- the LOC120676714 gene encoding stress response protein nst1-like isoform X1, translated to MPRSTRHRSHRSHRRGGSADRSESEGEESASASGAREEAAAVARVSRDPEPERRRSSSGKEAVRSGNGYVEHGKKRKERVEEAVVDVVSDRWNSGVCDDHLVDKRSKSETFGHADAEKLPDKSRGSGDESKRSSRRAVVVDDRAEEVASKSDSGKRRSEKEKDLGRRESTGHYKDDRDRERDRERERDKEWERQKERDRERSRDREREKEREREKEREREREREKDRDRERDREREREWERERQKERERDRKDYDSKHERYEDGGSRKSGSKTSRAEEEAYSYRRDAEVNEISAKEKYNNPEMQPDKHSRRKDDSEDTDKWPADNRDSDDRKVSRYEHGKSRSSKEQRFDDDKYKEKYKDDSGRDKRQQDDKFLDERVTRHDGDRSDYKSAKDGHRSSESHYRKDAVQDGDHYEDYGNRYKESRGKKRPPEDDEDQYDLKPPSTRDQRVNLEKSSGSGRLDSLIERARPDRSSSPSKIHSRSSPNPSSYHDKDQSRHGSKVIDHGKRELQHDERNSRQRTSSARERTPASRLRDRDAENWSSERLKQKEDHQPRDVPLEISTSSQYDRTPRKDKHSSPKQLSEKSPSSGDQRFSGRLSGGRSLDTKGERNNLTKYRDRDGDQSQERSHHQDRTPVKVPFREPTPSGSSIIRGGHFSGTSPNHPLPPSVRHRNDDPFLGSHDDDRRPQSGDRRFHGHQKRNDMNSVRGHGHAWNNQPNWPSPVSNGYVPMQHGAPGFHPPVHQFPGPPMFNLRPQMKLNQPGVSYPMHDAVDRFSTHMRPFGWPNPLDESCPPHMQVWSGGSGVFPGEPYLYGRQEWDQNRPHAGSRGWELTGDVSKGLNEVPDAELPVARKEPDSAATAISESSSGYNLQPQVEQKEIEHMGSENFEAKGDSRSASKSLEAPQGAQLLTSMLSKNGAVFCKSYLSRISVSHDLVESELYKRCISLLGDLGIAKAPVRNELAQQDGGNAGKITKKYGSTNSFSSLYLKSNSTIFQRALALHKNQTGKGLIPTFASVKMEEKMDIREDGHDMEMLDCNPKESAVSNPALQHHTDAMEKGSPSKQEPGNTVGVATAAATESFGVEASPAITPPDEEVELVVAPPATTVSDKEMTDVVPSANEVPADGLEDGEPQTNLEHVADLPKDSAADGLEDVAPSSDNVEVIPLAMTEPGDNVEVIPPAMTEPSLSKVVAPAVASPPDGQERPSMHTDAEAVIEDEIDKVIDDNPGDGEVSSILATKLDVAASDHQDSGDLLVESRVNLTRIPNSPESTH